The Toxoplasma gondii ME49 unplaced genomic scaffold asmbl.1657, whole genome shotgun sequence nucleotide sequence TGTCTCTCGATGTTCGACCACTGGGCAATCGTTCCGGGTGACCCTCTCGACAAAGCAATTCTGCTGCGCCCCCTGGAGCCCGCTCCCGCTCCGCATCTCGCCAGAGAATTTCTGCTGaaaacgcgaaggagaaaggtgaagaacgacagagagaaagaggcggaaacgccgagagaagaggagggaacaAGGACATAGAATtagagggaagaaggaggaagagagagagaagagaaagatgaagaggGAAGCACTGggccagagagaaagatggaGGAGGGACATGTGCGGAGTtcaagaagggagaggaatTAGAGaaggagtggagaagaagggagaaagggagagagaaagagcatgcagaaagaagagcatataaaagagaagagtgaaggagagtcagagagggagaggaagtcgCAGAGTAAACGGGACAaagggtggagagaggcaggcagagaaacgagagaagacagtaggaagaagagaaaggcggaagaggcaagagaacATCAACTTGAAAAAAGAGGACGgagcgagagggaaaggaaGGTCTCACGGGGGTCGGAGAGGTttcgaaaaaaggaaaaccgGTGGACGGCAGTGTGCGTTGCATTTCTGTTTGTATCTCAGGGTCTCAGTGAAGACGTCTCGATTGCCAAGTTCTTCGATGATCCTATGTTGGTCAACATCGCGACAGATTTGCAGCAGTTTCTTTAGACGGACAAGTGCATGTTTCGGCGAGACAACCGAGCGAGTCTGTTTCTCAGGATTTGCTCTCGGACCTCTgcttttgcatgcgcgcgccGCGCCTCTCGTGCCTCTTTCCTGCGAGAGGATAGAGTCCGTTTGTGTTTCTCTATCACTCAGGATGCCGAACAAATCCGCGTTTCTGGGAAGTCGGATTTTTGCCCCGACTCTCTCTTTCAAGGAGAGAGTCCGGCCTGCCTGACGTCGCGCCTAGAC carries:
- a CDS encoding U5 small nuclear ribonuclear protein, putative (encoded by transcript TGME49_327100) encodes the protein CLSMFDHWAIVPGDPLDKAILLRPLEPAPAPHLAREFLLKTRRRKGLSEDVSIAKFFDDPMLVNIATDLQQFL